From Sceloporus undulatus isolate JIND9_A2432 ecotype Alabama chromosome 6, SceUnd_v1.1, whole genome shotgun sequence, one genomic window encodes:
- the RBM23 gene encoding probable RNA-binding protein 23 isoform X2, with protein MDPAFPNPSQDPSQEDGMAADDFDIVIEAMLEAPYKKEEAQPGPSKPPADPPTAQPPQEEQGKETKKDSAPSSSGESSSKKKKSRSRSRSRDHRHSRSRDRDRHRRRSRSRDRRSRHRSRSRHRSRSRDRRRGSRSRSRERRRDERVRYRSPPPPGRRFGHSKSPLYREKSPLREPLGSLSPEERDARTVFCMQLAARIRPRDLEDFFSAVGKVRDVRIISDRNSRRSKGIAYVEFCEIQSVPLAIGLTGQRLLGVPIIVQASQAEKNRLAAMANNLQKGSGGPMRLYVGSLHCNITKEMLRGIFEPFGKIDSIVLMRDQDTGQSKGYGFITFAESECARRALEQLNGFELAGRPMRVGQVTERLDGTTDITFPDGDNEPDRSALNLGATGSQLQLMAKLAEGSGIPLSTTAAAQAALQLNGAIPLGALNPAALTALSPALNLASQTLASQCFQLSGLFTPQTM; from the exons ATGGATCCGGCGTTCCCCAATCCATCCCAGGACCCA AGCCAAGAAGACGGCATGGCTGCAGACGACTTCGATATTGTTATAGAGGCCATGCTGGAGGCCCCATACAAGAAAGAAGAG GCCCAGCCAGGACCCTCAAAGCCACCAGCCGATCCCCCTACAGCACAG CCACCTCAAGAGGAGCAAGGAAAGGAGACAAAGAAAGACAGTGCCCCCAGCAGCAGTGGAGAAAGCAGCAG caaaaagaagaaaagcaggagcCGGAGCAGGAGCCGTGACCACAGACACAG CCGTAGCCGGGACCGAGACCGCCACCGCAGGCGCAGCCGGAGCCGGGATCGCCGCAGCCGTCACCGGAGCAGAAGCCGCCATCGAAGCCGCAGCCGGGATCGGAGACGGGGAAGCAGGTCTCGCAGCAGAGAGCGCCGGCGGGATGAGAGAGTGCGTTATCGCAGCCCTCCACCCCCTGG GCGGCGCTTTGGACACAGCAAGAGTCCCCTCTACAGAGAGAAGAGCCCTCTCCG AGAGCCCTTGGGCAGCTTGAGCCCAGAAGAACGTGATGCCCGTACAGTGTTCTGCATGCAGTTGGCTGCCCGTATTCGCCCACGTGACCTTGAGGACTTTTTCTCTGCCGTTGGGAAG GTGCGTGATGTCCGAATCATCTCTGACCGAAACTCCCGCCGCTCCAAGGGCATTGCCTATGTGGAGTTCTGCGAAATCCAGTCAGTGCCATTGGCCATTGGGCTGACTGGGCAGCGCCTCCTTGGTGTGCCTATCATCGTCCAGGCCTCCCAG GCGGAAAAGAACCGGCTGGCTGCAATGGCAAACAACCTTCAAAAAGGCAGCGGGGGGCCCATGAGACTCTACGTTGGCTCTCTTCACTGCAACATCACCAAAGAGATGCTGCGTGGGATCTTTGAGCCCTTTGGCAAG ATTGACAGCATTGTTCTGATGCGTGACCAAGATACTGGGCAGTCCAAGGGCTACGGCTTCATCACA TTTGCAGAGTCAGAATGTGCCCGGCGTGCCCTGGAGCAGCTGAATGGTTTCGAACTAGCTGGCCGGCCCATGCGTGTTGGGCAAGTCACTGAACGTCTGGACGGCACCACTGATATCACCTTCCCTGACGGAGACAACGAACCGGACCGATCAGCCCTGAATCTTGGTGCCACTGGCTCCCAGCTGCAGCTCATGGCCAAACTGGCTGAAG GTTCTGGGATCCCTCTCTCGACTACAGCAGCAGCTCAGGCTGCCCTACAACTCAATGGAGCGATACCCCTGGGAGCACTGAACCCAGCAGCCCTGACAG CTCTCAGCCCGGCACTGAACCTGGCTTCACAGACATTGGCCTCCCAGTGCTTCCAGCTTTCGGGTCTCTTCACTCCCCAAACAAT GTAA
- the RBM23 gene encoding probable RNA-binding protein 23 isoform X3 translates to MDPAFPNPSQDPSQEDGMAADDFDIVIEAMLEAPYKKEEAQPGPSKPPADPPTAQPPQEEQGKETKKDSAPSSSGESSSKKKKSRSRSRSRDHRHSRSRDRDRHRRRSRSRDRRSRHRSRSRHRSRSRDRRRGSRSRSRERRRDERVRYRSPPPPGRRFGHSKSPLYREKSPLREPLGSLSPEERDARTVFCMQLAARIRPRDLEDFFSAVGKVRDVRIISDRNSRRSKGIAYVEFCEIQSVPLAIGLTGQRLLGVPIIVQASQAEKNRLAAMANNLQKGSGGPMRLYVGSLHCNITKEMLRGIFEPFGKIDSIVLMRDQDTGQSKGYGFITFAESECARRALEQLNGFELAGRPMRVGQVTERLDGTTDITFPDGDNEPDRSALNLGATGSQLQLMAKLAEGSGIPLSTTAAAQAALQLNGAIPLGALNPAALTALSPALNLASQTLASQCFQLSGLFTPQTM, encoded by the exons ATGGATCCGGCGTTCCCCAATCCATCCCAGGACCCA AGCCAAGAAGACGGCATGGCTGCAGACGACTTCGATATTGTTATAGAGGCCATGCTGGAGGCCCCATACAAGAAAGAAGAG GCCCAGCCAGGACCCTCAAAGCCACCAGCCGATCCCCCTACAGCACAG CCACCTCAAGAGGAGCAAGGAAAGGAGACAAAGAAAGACAGTGCCCCCAGCAGCAGTGGAGAAAGCAGCAG caaaaagaagaaaagcaggagcCGGAGCAGGAGCCGTGACCACAGACACAG CCGTAGCCGGGACCGAGACCGCCACCGCAGGCGCAGCCGGAGCCGGGATCGCCGCAGCCGTCACCGGAGCAGAAGCCGCCATCGAAGCCGCAGCCGGGATCGGAGACGGGGAAGCAGGTCTCGCAGCAGAGAGCGCCGGCGGGATGAGAGAGTGCGTTATCGCAGCCCTCCACCCCCTGG GCGGCGCTTTGGACACAGCAAGAGTCCCCTCTACAGAGAGAAGAGCCCTCTCCG AGAGCCCTTGGGCAGCTTGAGCCCAGAAGAACGTGATGCCCGTACAGTGTTCTGCATGCAGTTGGCTGCCCGTATTCGCCCACGTGACCTTGAGGACTTTTTCTCTGCCGTTGGGAAG GTGCGTGATGTCCGAATCATCTCTGACCGAAACTCCCGCCGCTCCAAGGGCATTGCCTATGTGGAGTTCTGCGAAATCCAGTCAGTGCCATTGGCCATTGGGCTGACTGGGCAGCGCCTCCTTGGTGTGCCTATCATCGTCCAGGCCTCCCAG GCGGAAAAGAACCGGCTGGCTGCAATGGCAAACAACCTTCAAAAAGGCAGCGGGGGGCCCATGAGACTCTACGTTGGCTCTCTTCACTGCAACATCACCAAAGAGATGCTGCGTGGGATCTTTGAGCCCTTTGGCAAG ATTGACAGCATTGTTCTGATGCGTGACCAAGATACTGGGCAGTCCAAGGGCTACGGCTTCATCACA TTTGCAGAGTCAGAATGTGCCCGGCGTGCCCTGGAGCAGCTGAATGGTTTCGAACTAGCTGGCCGGCCCATGCGTGTTGGGCAAGTCACTGAACGTCTGGACGGCACCACTGATATCACCTTCCCTGACGGAGACAACGAACCGGACCGATCAGCCCTGAATCTTGGTGCCACTGGCTCCCAGCTGCAGCTCATGGCCAAACTGGCTGAAG GTTCTGGGATCCCTCTCTCGACTACAGCAGCAGCTCAGGCTGCCCTACAACTCAATGGAGCGATACCCCTGGGAGCACTGAACCCAGCAGCCCTGACAG CTCTCAGCCCGGCACTGAACCTGGCTTCACAGACATTGGCCTCCCAGTGCTTCCAGCTTTCGGGTCTCTTCACTCCCCAAACAATGTGA